A single Lycorma delicatula isolate Av1 chromosome 12, ASM4794821v1, whole genome shotgun sequence DNA region contains:
- the LOC142332750 gene encoding uncharacterized protein LOC142332750: protein MENVIDKLNIKNERYFNSDLSETQLSDLKLKSFLIGIHRHHLIIIQKVKDVNNSWKFSLLICNQMMCFHLSVVLYSMLQNNEISGKGKYVMAYLSAVCCYGMICIMGQHLINTSEHLWNAIASNPWQNKPSWFKHSIKMLLIGTQKSLKMETGLYVLDLNFLLKVLQVSYSYCNLMLQLNNKKEKDI, encoded by the exons ATGGAAAATGTAAtcgataaattgaatattaaaaatgaaaggtaTTTTAATAGTGATTTATCTGAAACACAATTAAGTGATCtgaaattgaaatcatttttaataggtATACATCGTCATCACCTCATAATAATACA gaaagtgAAAGATGTAAATAATTCATGGAAATTTTCGTTGTTGATATGTAATCAAATGATGTGCTTCCATCTCAGTGTTGTTCTATATTCCATGCTTCAG AACAATGAAATTTCTGGCAAAGGAAAATATGTAATGGCTTATTTATCAGCAGTTTGTTGTTACGGAATGATATGCATTATGGGACAACATCTAATAAACACT agTGAACATCTATGGAATGCAATAGCTTCAAATCCGTGGCAAAATAAACCATCATGGTTTAAACACAGCATCAAAATGTTACTAATTGGTACACAAAAATCGTTGAAAATGGAGACTGGTTTATATGTATTGGATTTAAATTTCTTACTAAAG gtactaCAAGTCTCATACTCATATTGCAATTTGATGTTACAACTGaacaacaaaaaggaaaaagatatataa